The Castanea sativa cultivar Marrone di Chiusa Pesio chromosome 11, ASM4071231v1 genome contains a region encoding:
- the LOC142618099 gene encoding heavy metal-associated isoprenylated plant protein 46-like, which produces MKQKVVIRVNLNNDKKNARTKTLQIVVGVQGVESVSLQGEDSSQIVVVGNDIDSVHLTSLLRKKVGSAELMSLSPVSYEGEKQQDPKHNGIQSMVWPAYQASVPYYYTYDVPDNNQNSCTIM; this is translated from the exons ATGAAG CAAAAGGTAGTGATCCGGGTGAACTTAAATAATGACAAAAAGAATGCTCGGACCAAGACCCTGCAGATTGTAGTTGGTGTACaag GTGTTGAATCAGTATCTTTACAAGGTGAGGATAGCAgtcaaattgttgttgttgggaaTGACATTGATTCAGTCCACTTGACATCTTTGCTGAGGAAGAAAGTTGGATCTGCTGAGTTAATGAGTCTCTCACCAGTCAGTTATGAGGGGGAAAAACAACAAGATCCCAAACACAACGGAATACAATCAATGGTTTGGCCAGCCTATCAAGCTAGTGTGCCATATTATTATACATATGATGTCCCAGATAACAACCAAAACTCTTGTACTATTATGTGA
- the LOC142615343 gene encoding zinc finger CCCH domain-containing protein 48-like, which yields MEIKTARRGPQGKECSVFDRLGAGRGGHLNNSSNKICKFWLSGRCLKNPCRFAHSETPDVSTIHHPRQTPYYPHSSNALVSNTWRRAPRNSQNVQEKVVNRKSSENVPGKSESDLEDIKKKSPESVFESSSECSVVENDSNLENVVEEKPLEHVPKKSAERVCEFWVQGTCVYGDQCPYLHSWFRGDKFKRLAELQGHNKAVNGIALPLRCNKLCSGSSDGTIWLWDCHTGQCANVINLGGEVGSVCSEGPLLFVGMPNVVKVWNTESGAEYSLNGPVGQVNALESINDLLFAGVEDGVILAWKGTYETNITFQLAATLKGHTHGITSLVVGGGNRLYSGSKDHTIRVWDHENWQCIMTLNGHDDVVKSLMCWDKYLFSGSLDCTIKVWASTEDGSLEVIYTHSEEHGILALSGMTDPDVKPILYCSCSDKSVHLYELPTFTDRGRLFAKQDVQTLQIGPGGLFFTGDQTGLLTVYTWLAD from the exons ATGGAGATTAAAACTGCAAGAAGAGGGCCACAGGGAAAAGAATGTTCTGTTTTTGATCGATTAGGAGCAGGACGAGGAGGACATTTAAACAACAGCAGCAACAAGATTTGCAAATTTTGGCTCAGTGGTAGATGCCTTAAAAACCCATGTAGGTTTGCCCATTCAGAAACACCTGATGTGTCCACCATTCACCATCCCAGGCAGACTCCTTACTACCCTCACTCCAGCAACGCTTTAGTTTCAAATACGTGGCGAAGGGCTCCTAGGAACTCACAAAATGTTCAGGAGAAGGTTGTTAACCGCAAGTCTTCCGAAAATGTTCCTGGGAAGTCTGAATCAGACTTGGAAgatattaaaaagaaatcacCAGAAAGCGTTTTTGAGAGTTCTTCAGAATGTTCTGTTGTTGAAAATGATTCTAATCTGGAGAATGTGGTTGAAGAAAAGCCTCTGGAGCATGTTCCTAAGAAATCCGCAGAAAGGGTTTGTGAGTTCTGGGTGCAAGGGACGTGTGTCTATGGTGATCAGTGCCCTTACCTACACTCATGGTTTCGTGGGGATAAGTTCAAAAGGTTGGCAGAGCTTCAAGGGCACAACAAG GCAGTCAACGGAATTGCACTTCCTCTAAGATGCAACAAGCTCTGTTCAGGTAGCAGTGACGGAACAATTTGGCTTTGGGACTGCCATACTGGTCAATGTGCTAATGTGATTAACCTTGGTGGCGAAGTTGGATCTGTTTGTAGTGAAGGCCCATTGCTCTTTGTTGGCATGCCAAATGTTGTGAAG GTGTGGAATACTGAATCAGGTGCTGAATACAGTCTCAATGGACCTGTTGGGCAAGTCAATGCATTGGAATCTATTAATGATTTGCTTTTTGCTGGGGTAGAG GATGGTGTTATTTTGGCATGGAAAGGCACTTATGAAACTAACATTACATTTCAACTTGCTGCAACCCTTAAAGGCCACACGCATGGTATAACATCTTTAGTTGTTGGAGGAGGCAACAGGCTGTACTCAGGTTCCAAGGACCACACAATAAGG GTTTGGGATCATGAAAATTGGCAATGTATTATGACATTGAATGGGCATGATGATGTTGTGAAGTCTCTCATGTGCTGGGATAAGTATTTGTTCTCTGGTTCATTGGATTGCACGATAAAAGTTTGGGCTTCTACTGAGGATGGCAGCTTGGAAGTGATCTATACTCACAGTGAAGAACAC GGCATCCTTGCACTTTCTGGGATGACTGATCCCGATGTTAAACCAATCTTGTATTGCTCTTGTAGCGATAAATCTGTCCACCTCTATGAACTGCCAAC ATTCACTGACAGGGGCAGATTATTTGCAAAACAAGATGTCCAGACTCTTCAAATAGGTCCTGGGGGCCTCTTTTTTACTGGGGATCAGACTGGTTTGCTGACAGTGTATACATGGCTAGCAGACTAA
- the LOC142616140 gene encoding protein FAR1-RELATED SEQUENCE 5-like: MGIHVPSNVPMESTPFKGMEFEANEIAYGFYNEYGRKAGFSIRKEYVNKCKKTGVVTSRRFVCAKERVRGKDKRDQNVKNPRAETRCGCEACLVIVLNRDSKKYVVSEFIAEHNHYLHLPSTVHMMPSQRKVAATHAIEIDLAHESGLGLKQSYELLSKQVGGYDNLGFTKQDHKNYLRTKQERDMEHGAAASLGRYFSRQLKENPSYYFATQLDCEELITNIFWADARMIIDYSHFDDVITFDTTYSINRDARPLGVFLGLNHHRETIVFGGALLYDETIESFVWLFETFLEAMSEKKPVTIFIDQDAAMSAAIKVVMPKTYHALCSWHMWQNAEKHLGHLLKTEPQFNADFLACIYEYDGEDEFLRVWNEMLDKYDIRENKWLIDLFKLKEKWAQAYVKRTFTAGMKTTQLSESFNADLKDCLRTDLNIVEFFTHFETVVNQKRDKELEAEYNSRQKFPRLTLKSSPMLNQVATVYTPKLFDFFQTEVEEVMALSILERNVSQTHSYVVGVFNQNGKYEVMWNPLDETLSCSCKKFESFGILCRHGLKVLDVLDIKLIPNRYIMKRWRRDAKHGSGKNCTTHNIKPDTRLEYVDRYRDLCPKYIQLVNEACETKEGHNILSLAIADLKKNLCDFRNCKANVEEDIIRPSTDFADQEDQLCASITIVPKGIKKREVYRNKKRRTKSWIEKMRKPKEGTSKKQTKKRKVQEEIYAHDIVAQKKTEDISSGNITSFTQLLMSASTSSAAHQGGSSASVALASHLKSTSSVVGSNDKINGAGGLLTQGSVASGGPLTQESITNGWNSMVHNL, encoded by the exons ATGGGAATACATGTTCCTTCTAATGTGCCCATGGAATCTACCCCATTTAAAGGGATGGAGTTTGAAGCGAATGAGATTGCATATGgtttttataatgaatatggCAGAAAGGCTGGTTTTAGTATTAGAAAAGAGTatgtaaataaatgtaaaaagacTGGAGTGGTTACTTCAAGGAGATTTGTGTGCGCGAAGGAGAGAGttcgaggcaaagacaagagAGATCAGAATGTAAAGAATCCCCGAGCAGAAACAAGATGTGGTTGTGAAGCATGTTTGGTTATTGTACTTAATCGAGATAGTAAAAAATATGTGGTGAGTGAATTTATTGCTGAGCATAACCACTATCTCCACCTTCCATCAACTGTGCACATGATGCCATCACAACGAAAAGTGGCTGCAACTCATGCTATTGAAATTGATTTGGCACATGAATCGGGATTAGGATTAAAGCAATCTTATGAGCTTCTTAGTAAGCAAGTTGGTGGATATGATAATCTTGGTTTTACCAAGCAAGATCATAAAAACTACTTACGTACTAAGCAAGAGAGAGACATGGAGCATGGGGCAGCCGCTAGCTTGGGAAGATATTTTAGTCGTCAACTTAAGGAAAATCCTTCATATTATTTCGCTACTCAATTGGACTGTGAAGAGTTGATTACTAATATCTTTTGGGCCGATGCAAGAATGATCATTGACTATAGCCACTTCGATGATGTAATAACGTTTGATACAACGTATAGCATAAATAGAGATGCAAGGCCACTTGGAGTATTTTTGGGTCTCAATCACCATAGGGAAACTATTGTATTTGGAGGTGCACTTTTATATGATGAAACGATTGAATCTTTTGTATGGTTATTTGAGACCTTCTTAGAAGCAATGTCTGAAAAGAAGCCAGTCACTATTTTCATAGATCAAGATGCAGCAATGTCAGCTGCAATAAAAGTAGTCATGCCTAAGACATATCATGCATTGTGTAGTTGGCATATGTGGCAGAATGCTGAGAAACACTTGGGTCATTTACTAAAAACTGAGCCTCAATTTAACGCTGATTTCTTAGCGTGTATCTATGAGTATGACGGTGAAGATGAGTTTCTTAGAGTTTGGAATGAAATGCTAGATAAGTACGATATTCGTGAAAATAAATGGCTAATTGATCTAtttaaattgaaggaaaaatgggCCCAAGCATATGTTAAGAGAACTTTTACTGCAGGAATGAAGACAACCCAGCTTAGTGAGAGTTTCAATGCTGACTTGAAGGATTGCTTGCGTACTGATCTCAATATAGTAGAGTTTTTCACTCATTTTGAAACAGTTGTCAATCAAAAGCGGGATAAGGAGTTAGAAGCAGAATACAACTCTAGACAGAAATTTCCAAGATTAACGCTCAAAAGCTCTCCTATGCTTAACCAAGTAGCAACAGTGTACACGCCTAAGTTGTTTGATTTCTTTCAGACAGAAGTTGAAGAGGTAATGGCACTTTCCATCCTAGAACGCAATGTGAGTCAAACACATAGTTATGTGGTTGGAGTTTTCaatcaaaatggaaaatatgagGTCATGTGGAATCCATTAGATGAGACTCTATCTTGTAGTTGCAAAAAGTTTGAGTCATTTGGTATTTTATGTAGGCATGGTTTGAAAGTTCTTGATGTATTGGATATCAAGTTGATTCCTAATAGATATATCATGAAGAGGTGGAGAAGAGATGCAAAACATGGAAGCGGAAAAAATTGCACAACACATAACATTAAGCCGGATACTCGACTGGAATATGTAGATCGGTATCGagatttatgtccaaaatatattcaattggTGAATGAGGCATGTGAAACTAAAGAAGGCCATAATATTCTAAGCTTAGCAATTgcagatttgaaaaaaaatctttgtgaCTTTAGGAATTGCAAAGCTAATGTGGAAGAAGACATCATTAGGCCTTCCACTGATTTTGCAGACCAAGAAGATCAATTATGTGCTTCGATTACGATTGTACCAAAAGGgataaagaaaagagaggtTTATCGTAATAAAAAGCGTAGGACGAAATCATGGATAGAAAAGATGAGGAAACCAAAGGAAGGCACATCAAAgaagcaaacaaagaaaagaaaagtgcagGAG GAAATATATGCACATGACATCGTGGCACAAAAGAAAACTGAGGATATATCTTCTGGAAATATTACTAGTTTTACACAACTTTTAATG TCGGCTTCTACAAGTTCTGCAGCACATCAGGGAGGCTCATCAGCAAGTGTTGCATTAGCATCACATTTAAAGAGTACATCAAGTGTTGTAGGCTCCAACGACAAAATTAATGGTGCAGGAGGTCTCTTGACTCAAGGAAGTGTTGCAAGTGGAGGTCCCTTGACTCAAGAAAGTATTACAAATGGATGGAATTCGATGGTTCATAATCTATGA